A genomic window from Vitis riparia cultivar Riparia Gloire de Montpellier isolate 1030 chromosome 18, EGFV_Vit.rip_1.0, whole genome shotgun sequence includes:
- the LOC117907407 gene encoding agamous-like MADS-box protein AGL12 → MARGKIQMKRIENPVHRQVTFCKRRAGLLKKAKELSVLCDAEIGIFIFSAHGKLYELATKGTMQGLIEKYMKSSCGSQDDQAKEAQLLDTKEEINMLKHEIELLQKGLRYMLGGGAGTMTLEELRIFEKHLEIWIYNIRSAKMEIMFQEIQLLKNKEGILKAANNYLQEMIEDQTGITNIAPMITPYPLTPQNEIFQT, encoded by the exons ATGGCACGAGGGAAAATTCAGATGAAGCGTATTGAGAACCCAGTACACAGGCAGGTTACCTTCTGCAAGCGCCGAGCAGGGCTTCTTAAGAAGGCTAAGGAGCTCTCTGTGTTGTGTGATGCTGAAATTgggattttcattttctccGCCCATGGAAAGCTCTATGAACTAGCCACCAAagg AACCATGCAAGGGCTTATTGAGAAGTACATGAAGTCTAGTTGCGGGTCTCAGGATGACCAAGCCAAAGAAGCACAACTTCTG GACACAAAAGAGGAGATTAACATGCTAAAGCATGAGATTGAATTACTTCAGAAAGGCCTCAG GTATATGTTGGGAGGTGGGGCTGGAACAATGACACTGGAAGAACTACGTATCTTTGAAAAACATCTTGAAATTTGGATCTATAACATCCGTTCAGCGAAG ATGGAGATCATGTTTCAAGAAATCCAGTTATTGAAGAATAAG gagGGAATACTGAAAGCAGCAAACAATTATCTCCAAGAAATG ATAGAGGACCAAACTGGAATTACCAACATTGCACCAATGATAACTCCGTATCCACTAACTCCacaaaatgaaatatttcaaaCTTAG